A genomic region of Erythrobacter sp. SCSIO 43205 contains the following coding sequences:
- a CDS encoding phytanoyl-CoA dioxygenase family protein, with product MLTKAHKDKFAAQGYCALEGFKQASELEELREAAARIVMNFDAEGERAIFTTKDHAKTRDEYFLSSANTIRCFFEEEAFDESGKLRQEKALSINKIGHAMHDLDPVFERFARDPNCEAVAKGLGQQDPRIYQSMYIFKQPRIGGEVNWHQDATFFYTAPISVLTFWFAIDDATIDNGCLWVSDEGIDTPLRQRFCLRDGAVEMDTLSDAPWPTQDAAKPLEVEAGTLVMLHGLLPHYSPPNRSDKARHAFTLHVCDGAADYSPQNWIQRPDDFPARGF from the coding sequence GTGCTGACCAAGGCCCATAAGGACAAGTTCGCCGCCCAAGGATATTGCGCGCTTGAAGGGTTCAAGCAGGCCAGCGAGTTGGAGGAGCTTCGCGAAGCGGCTGCGCGCATCGTCATGAATTTCGACGCCGAGGGCGAGCGGGCGATTTTCACCACCAAGGATCACGCCAAAACGCGTGACGAGTATTTCTTGAGTTCGGCCAATACGATCCGGTGTTTCTTTGAAGAAGAAGCCTTCGATGAAAGCGGCAAGCTGCGCCAAGAAAAGGCGCTGTCGATCAACAAGATCGGGCACGCGATGCACGACCTTGACCCGGTGTTCGAGCGTTTTGCGCGCGATCCCAATTGCGAGGCTGTAGCCAAAGGCTTGGGCCAGCAAGATCCGCGCATTTACCAGTCGATGTACATATTCAAGCAGCCGCGCATTGGGGGCGAGGTCAATTGGCATCAGGATGCGACCTTCTTTTACACCGCACCCATTTCGGTTCTGACCTTCTGGTTTGCGATTGATGATGCGACGATTGACAACGGCTGCCTGTGGGTGAGCGATGAGGGGATCGATACGCCCCTGCGACAGCGCTTTTGTCTGCGCGATGGCGCGGTTGAGATGGACACTCTGTCCGATGCGCCCTGGCCCACTCAGGACGCCGCAAAACCGCTGGAAGTTGAAGCGGGTACGCTGGTGATGCTGCACGGCCTCCTGCCGCATTACAGCCCGCCTAACCGCTCGGACAAGGCGCGCCATGCCTTCACGCTTCACGTGTGCGACGGTGCGGCGGACTATTCGCCGCAAAACTGGATCCAGCGGCCTGATGATTTCCCGGCGCGCGGGTTTTAG
- a CDS encoding glycoside hydrolase family 97 protein, translating into MPAYWIKCVVFVALGIMATLPLKAAELAITSPDGAIVLTVKDDGGHATYEISHDGNEAIRPSRLGILFRDHHGFEGDLAISDHATASHDATWEQPWGERRLVRDHHNELAVTFAAQKGPAREITVRFRVFDTGVGLRYELEEQEAFQGHIAITDELTQFAIANDADAWWTPSRQFNRYEYIYRKGQAGTVDDAHTPVTFRRQNGVHISIHEAALVDYSAMSLLALRPGDFEAQLRAGSDGIKVHTSAPFKSPWRTIQIAPDAVGLINSDIILNLNEPNKLGDVSWVEPGKYVGVWWEMHIRDRTWGNDGIHGANNADVIRHIDFAAKHGFNGVLVEGWNTGWDGDWFNNGELFSFTETYPDFDLPMLSQYAADKGVRLIGHHETSGNVANYEAQMEEAFDLYQSHGIREVKTGYVADAGDIVRYDENGIKQYEWHDSQFMVGHHLRVLEEAAKRRISINAHEPVKDTGLRRTYPNWMTREGARGMEFNAWGTPPNPTDHISILAYTRMLSGPMDFTPGIFDLRPNEKPPLREDMQRGDPSNRPQTTLAKQLALYVVLYSPLQMAADLPENYEARMDAFQFIKDVEADWEESVAIAGEVGEYVAIARKGRAGGEWFLGAVTDEESRALDLPLTFLEDGKTYTAQVYRDGDDAHWDTNPYDYVIEEIEVMSGGTLPVKLASSGGVAVRFIEK; encoded by the coding sequence ATGCCAGCCTACTGGATCAAATGCGTTGTTTTTGTAGCGCTTGGCATCATGGCCACGCTGCCGCTAAAGGCTGCCGAGCTTGCGATCACCTCGCCTGATGGCGCGATTGTCCTTACGGTCAAGGATGATGGCGGGCACGCGACCTACGAAATCTCCCACGATGGGAACGAAGCGATCCGGCCATCACGCCTCGGCATCTTGTTCAGGGACCACCATGGCTTTGAAGGCGACCTCGCGATCAGCGACCACGCCACCGCAAGCCACGATGCGACATGGGAGCAGCCTTGGGGTGAGCGCCGCTTGGTACGCGATCATCACAATGAGCTCGCCGTCACCTTCGCCGCGCAAAAGGGGCCAGCGCGCGAGATCACTGTGCGCTTTCGCGTCTTCGATACGGGTGTTGGTTTGCGCTACGAGCTTGAAGAACAAGAGGCTTTCCAAGGCCACATCGCCATCACCGACGAGTTGACCCAATTCGCAATCGCCAATGACGCTGACGCATGGTGGACGCCAAGCCGCCAGTTCAACCGCTACGAATACATCTATCGCAAGGGCCAAGCTGGCACAGTCGATGATGCGCACACGCCCGTTACCTTCCGCCGGCAAAACGGCGTGCACATTTCCATCCACGAAGCGGCGCTGGTGGATTACTCAGCGATGTCGCTCCTCGCGCTTCGTCCCGGCGATTTCGAGGCACAGCTGCGCGCGGGCTCTGATGGCATCAAGGTGCACACCTCCGCTCCTTTCAAGAGCCCTTGGCGCACGATCCAGATCGCCCCCGATGCGGTCGGACTCATCAATTCCGACATCATCCTCAACCTCAACGAGCCCAACAAGCTTGGCGATGTCTCATGGGTGGAGCCGGGCAAATATGTGGGTGTCTGGTGGGAGATGCACATCCGCGACCGCACTTGGGGCAATGACGGCATCCACGGCGCGAACAATGCCGATGTGATCCGCCACATCGACTTTGCGGCCAAGCATGGCTTCAACGGCGTCCTCGTCGAGGGCTGGAACACCGGATGGGACGGCGATTGGTTCAACAATGGCGAGCTTTTCAGCTTCACCGAAACCTATCCCGATTTCGACCTGCCGATGCTGAGCCAATATGCCGCCGACAAGGGCGTGCGCCTCATCGGCCATCACGAGACGAGCGGCAATGTCGCCAATTACGAAGCGCAGATGGAGGAAGCCTTCGACCTCTATCAAAGCCATGGCATCCGCGAGGTCAAAACCGGCTATGTCGCCGATGCGGGCGATATCGTTCGCTATGACGAGAACGGCATAAAGCAATACGAATGGCATGACAGTCAATTCATGGTCGGCCATCACCTGCGCGTTCTGGAAGAGGCGGCCAAACGCCGCATTTCGATCAATGCTCACGAGCCCGTGAAGGACACAGGGCTGAGGCGGACCTATCCCAACTGGATGACCAGAGAGGGCGCGCGCGGGATGGAATTCAACGCCTGGGGCACGCCGCCCAATCCAACCGATCACATCTCGATCCTCGCTTACACGCGTATGCTGTCAGGGCCGATGGACTTCACACCCGGCATCTTCGACCTTCGCCCCAATGAAAAGCCGCCGCTTCGCGAAGATATGCAGCGCGGCGATCCCTCGAACCGTCCGCAAACGACGCTCGCCAAGCAATTGGCGCTCTATGTGGTGCTCTATTCTCCGCTCCAGATGGCAGCGGACCTTCCAGAGAATTACGAAGCGCGCATGGACGCCTTCCAGTTTATCAAGGACGTCGAAGCCGATTGGGAAGAGAGCGTCGCGATTGCCGGCGAGGTTGGCGAATATGTCGCGATTGCGCGTAAGGGCCGCGCTGGTGGCGAGTGGTTCCTTGGCGCAGTGACCGACGAGGAAAGCCGCGCGCTCGACCTGCCGCTCACCTTCCTTGAAGATGGCAAGACCTACACAGCGCAAGTCTACCGTGATGGCGATGACGCGCATTGGGACACCAACCCTTACGACTATGTGATCGAAGAGATTGAGGTGATGAGTGGCGGCACTCTGCCCGTGAAACTTGCGTCTTCGGGCGGGGTGGCTGTTCGCTTTATCGAGAAGTGA
- a CDS encoding alpha-amylase family glycosyl hydrolase, translated as MRNLLLTAAAALALASCDTASTSSYEPSDLAQVQSPDWVADAVIYQMNTRQFTSEGTFKAAQAQLPRLAEMGVDIIWLMPIHPIGEEKRKGTLGSPYAVKDYRAVNPDLGTEDEFRAFVDEAHRLGLKVILDWVANHSAWDNALVTKHPEWYTKTPEGEMMPPEGTDWSDVADFDFSNPDLREYMTGSLTYWVREFDIDGYRADVAGYVPLDFWQNARAELDAIKPVFMLAEWDSRDMHYGAFEATYAWSWKDVMQEIARGDANANAMRNYFTTQKVSWPDGAMRMMYTDNHDQNSWDGVASEIYGPAYEGAIALSFVAPGIPLIYNGQEADLDRQLAFFEKDEIEWKEGEYAPLFKRLIALKTAETALHNGPHGAPLVEVPNSASSNVLSFVRGEGEARVFAVFNLSPRGQDVTFELARHHGAFADAMSGEDVTFVGMTSLAMEPWGYRIFTAK; from the coding sequence ATGCGTAATCTGCTTTTAACCGCTGCCGCTGCTCTGGCTTTGGCGAGCTGCGACACCGCTTCAACTTCCTCCTATGAACCGAGTGACTTGGCGCAGGTGCAGTCGCCTGACTGGGTCGCCGATGCCGTCATCTACCAGATGAACACGCGCCAGTTTACAAGCGAGGGAACGTTCAAGGCCGCGCAAGCGCAATTGCCGCGCCTTGCCGAAATGGGCGTCGATATCATCTGGCTGATGCCGATCCATCCGATTGGCGAGGAGAAGCGCAAAGGCACATTGGGCAGCCCCTATGCGGTGAAAGACTACCGCGCGGTGAACCCCGATTTGGGCACAGAGGATGAGTTCCGCGCCTTTGTGGATGAGGCGCATCGACTAGGCCTCAAGGTCATTCTCGATTGGGTGGCAAACCATTCGGCGTGGGATAACGCGCTCGTTACAAAGCATCCAGAGTGGTACACAAAGACACCAGAAGGCGAGATGATGCCGCCTGAGGGCACCGATTGGTCCGATGTTGCCGACTTCGATTTTTCCAACCCGGATTTGCGCGAATATATGACCGGCAGCCTCACCTACTGGGTGCGCGAGTTCGACATTGACGGTTACCGCGCGGATGTGGCTGGCTATGTACCGCTCGATTTTTGGCAGAACGCGCGCGCTGAGCTTGATGCGATCAAACCTGTATTCATGCTCGCTGAATGGGACAGCCGCGATATGCACTATGGCGCGTTTGAAGCGACTTATGCGTGGAGCTGGAAAGATGTCATGCAAGAGATTGCGCGCGGTGATGCCAATGCCAATGCCATGCGCAATTACTTTACCACGCAAAAGGTTTCCTGGCCCGATGGTGCGATGCGCATGATGTACACAGACAATCATGACCAAAATTCCTGGGACGGTGTGGCAAGCGAAATTTACGGCCCTGCCTATGAAGGTGCGATTGCGCTGAGCTTTGTGGCTCCAGGCATCCCGCTCATCTACAACGGTCAAGAAGCGGATTTGGACCGCCAGCTCGCATTCTTCGAGAAGGATGAGATTGAGTGGAAAGAGGGTGAGTACGCGCCCCTGTTCAAGCGACTGATTGCTTTAAAGACCGCTGAGACGGCACTGCACAATGGTCCGCATGGCGCACCGCTTGTCGAGGTGCCTAATTCCGCTTCATCCAACGTGCTGAGCTTTGTGCGCGGCGAGGGCGAGGCACGCGTTTTCGCAGTCTTCAACCTATCGCCACGCGGTCAGGACGTGACTTTTGAGCTTGCACGTCACCACGGCGCGTTTGCGGACGCGATGAGCGGCGAGGATGTGACATTTGTGGGAATGACAAGCCTTGCAATGGAGCCGTGGGGCTACCGGATATTCACAGCGAAATGA
- a CDS encoding MFS transporter, whose translation MAIARSAGGVTSTRQKPQLGWMSLANMSFGFFGIQIGFVLQNGNMSRIFQTLGASMDDLPALWVAAPLTGLIVQPIIGHLSDKTWNRFGRRRPYFMTGALFSAISLFLMPIAPAFAAPLLFAAMLLWILDASLNIAMEPFRAFVGDMLSKSQHATGYAVQTAFIGAGAVVAAIFPWLLAQFGVSNTAADGQIPDTVRWSFWAGSFALFSAIAWTVITVKEYSPEEMAAFEEERDVEDSAGIEGLAAKGFISPALWLAAGALVTLSVAPLGLEKEIFLLGGLLATYGVLSAIGISMAKQGKAANMLSSIVGDFSGMPETMKRLALVQFFSWSALFIMWIYSGPIVSQYFYGSTDPTSEAYNAGANWWNVIYTVQNGVAAIAALLVLPWLSGKIGKAKTHMTCLLLGALGFFGYFVLRDPNLLIICEVLKGIAWASILAMPYAILASSLPQRKLGIYMGLFNVFIVVPQLLVATVMGSVMLAFFPGEPIWTMLFAAASWTIAALAMLRVQVPGETTGGTTYA comes from the coding sequence ATGGCGATAGCCAGAAGCGCTGGCGGTGTTACCAGCACGAGGCAAAAGCCACAACTGGGCTGGATGAGCCTTGCCAATATGAGCTTCGGCTTTTTCGGCATCCAGATCGGCTTTGTGTTGCAAAACGGCAATATGAGCCGCATCTTTCAGACGCTCGGCGCGAGCATGGACGACCTTCCCGCCCTTTGGGTGGCAGCGCCGCTGACCGGGCTTATTGTGCAGCCGATTATCGGGCACCTCTCGGACAAGACCTGGAACCGCTTCGGACGCCGCCGGCCTTACTTTATGACGGGCGCCTTATTCTCGGCGATCTCGCTTTTCCTGATGCCTATCGCGCCAGCCTTTGCTGCCCCGCTCTTGTTTGCCGCTATGCTGCTCTGGATCCTCGATGCGAGCCTCAATATCGCGATGGAGCCCTTTCGCGCCTTTGTCGGCGATATGCTCAGCAAGTCGCAGCACGCAACCGGCTATGCCGTGCAGACCGCGTTCATCGGAGCAGGCGCAGTGGTGGCGGCGATCTTCCCCTGGCTGCTCGCACAGTTCGGGGTTAGCAACACGGCCGCCGACGGCCAGATCCCCGATACTGTCAGATGGAGCTTCTGGGCAGGCAGCTTTGCTTTGTTCAGCGCGATCGCGTGGACCGTGATAACGGTCAAAGAATACTCGCCCGAAGAAATGGCCGCCTTCGAAGAGGAGCGCGATGTCGAAGACAGCGCAGGGATCGAAGGATTGGCAGCGAAAGGCTTTATCAGCCCTGCCCTGTGGCTTGCAGCAGGTGCCCTTGTCACATTGTCGGTCGCCCCGCTCGGCCTTGAGAAGGAAATCTTTCTCCTTGGCGGCCTCCTTGCGACCTATGGCGTGCTCTCTGCCATCGGCATTTCAATGGCCAAGCAAGGGAAGGCCGCCAATATGCTCTCCAGCATCGTTGGCGATTTTTCCGGAATGCCTGAAACGATGAAGCGCCTTGCTCTGGTGCAGTTTTTCAGCTGGTCAGCGCTTTTCATCATGTGGATATATTCAGGGCCGATTGTCTCGCAATATTTCTACGGCAGCACCGACCCAACAAGCGAGGCGTATAACGCAGGCGCGAATTGGTGGAACGTCATCTACACCGTCCAGAACGGTGTCGCCGCTATCGCAGCTCTACTCGTGCTGCCGTGGCTTTCGGGAAAAATTGGCAAGGCGAAAACGCATATGACGTGCCTCTTACTGGGGGCGCTCGGTTTCTTCGGCTATTTCGTGCTGCGCGATCCGAACCTTCTGATTATCTGCGAGGTGCTCAAAGGCATCGCCTGGGCCTCGATCCTCGCCATGCCCTACGCCATTCTTGCAAGCAGCCTGCCACAGAGAAAGCTCGGCATTTACATGGGCCTTTTCAACGTCTTCATTGTGGTACCGCAATTGCTCGTGGCGACGGTGATGGGCAGCGTCATGCTCGCGTTCTTCCCGGGCGAACCCATCTGGACCATGCTTTTTGCCGCCGCCAGTTGGACGATTGCTGCCCTTGCGATGCTGCGCGTGCAAGTGCCGGGCGAAACCACCGGGGGAACAACCTATGCGTAA
- a CDS encoding alpha-amylase family glycosyl hydrolase produces MNEAPAQAPSFRERPAEDEVVYFVLPDRFSNGDASNDTGGIEGGRLDHGFDPAHKGFYHGGDLAGLTGKLDYLEGMGVTAIWFAPIFENKPVQGPEGDESAGYHGYWVTDFTSIDPHFGTNEEFKAFVDAAHARGMKVYMDIITNHTADVIQYEEGYDYRSLADFPYSRRGGSEGELINEGFAGDSDQSVENFAKLTSPDFAYTPYIPQGETGVKVPAWLNDPIYYHNRGSTTFSGESSRYGDFAGLDDLYTEHPRVVEGMIDIYASWITRFGIDGFRIDTAKHVNSEFWQAFVPAMQETAEAKGIPNFLIFGEVYSDSPNSGFLAQFTRRDGFPAVLDFAFQSAIRASLGKNAPPSVIVDMFDGDVNYEGGEAAARKMPTFLGNHDMGRFSTLVKADNPGISRDELLARVKLGHAMLMSLRGNPVIYYGDEQGFVGDGWDQAAREDMFPSLTESYNDNDLIGTDATTAQDNFDRSHPLYVLISELAAIRAKHPALRRGTQAVRSYNDEAPGLVSFSRFDPETGAEYLLAFNTSDTAIEVNSAIGYKTNALKTLSGNCPATVVAPGSVRLSLPAFGWCIAKARSN; encoded by the coding sequence ATGAATGAAGCTCCGGCGCAGGCGCCTTCTTTCAGAGAGCGCCCCGCTGAGGATGAAGTTGTCTACTTTGTGCTACCGGACCGCTTCAGCAATGGCGATGCGTCCAATGACACAGGTGGCATTGAGGGTGGCCGGCTGGATCACGGGTTCGACCCCGCTCACAAGGGCTTTTACCACGGCGGCGACCTTGCAGGGCTGACGGGGAAGCTAGATTACCTGGAAGGGATGGGCGTGACCGCGATCTGGTTCGCGCCGATCTTTGAAAACAAGCCCGTTCAAGGGCCAGAGGGCGATGAGAGCGCGGGCTATCACGGCTATTGGGTCACTGACTTTACCAGCATCGACCCGCATTTTGGCACCAATGAAGAGTTCAAGGCTTTCGTCGATGCGGCGCACGCGCGCGGGATGAAGGTCTATATGGACATAATCACCAACCACACCGCCGACGTGATCCAGTATGAAGAGGGCTACGATTATCGCAGCCTTGCAGACTTCCCCTATTCGCGCCGTGGCGGCTCTGAAGGTGAGCTTATTAACGAGGGCTTTGCAGGCGACAGCGACCAGTCGGTTGAAAACTTCGCTAAGCTGACCTCGCCCGATTTCGCTTACACGCCCTATATTCCCCAAGGCGAAACGGGCGTGAAAGTCCCCGCCTGGCTCAACGACCCGATCTACTACCACAATCGGGGCAGCACGACCTTTAGCGGCGAAAGCAGCCGCTATGGCGATTTTGCCGGGCTCGATGACCTTTACACAGAGCACCCGCGCGTCGTCGAAGGCATGATCGACATCTACGCCAGTTGGATCACGAGGTTTGGTATCGACGGCTTTCGCATCGACACCGCCAAGCACGTGAACTCTGAATTCTGGCAGGCTTTTGTGCCTGCGATGCAAGAGACGGCCGAAGCGAAGGGGATTCCCAACTTCCTCATCTTTGGCGAGGTCTATTCCGACAGTCCTAACAGCGGTTTTCTAGCGCAGTTCACACGCCGCGATGGTTTTCCAGCGGTTCTCGATTTCGCCTTCCAATCCGCCATCCGCGCGAGCCTCGGCAAAAACGCACCGCCAAGCGTCATCGTCGATATGTTCGATGGCGATGTGAACTATGAAGGCGGCGAGGCTGCTGCGCGAAAAATGCCAACCTTCCTTGGCAATCACGATATGGGGCGTTTTTCAACGCTGGTGAAAGCGGACAATCCAGGTATTTCGCGGGACGAGCTTCTGGCCCGCGTCAAGCTTGGCCATGCTATGTTGATGTCGCTGCGTGGCAATCCGGTGATCTATTACGGCGACGAGCAAGGGTTTGTCGGTGATGGCTGGGACCAGGCGGCGCGCGAAGATATGTTTCCGAGCCTGACCGAAAGCTACAATGACAATGACCTTATCGGGACTGATGCGACCACGGCGCAAGATAACTTTGACCGTTCTCATCCATTGTACGTTCTGATTAGTGAGCTTGCAGCTATCCGCGCCAAGCATCCCGCGCTTCGTCGCGGCACGCAAGCGGTGCGCAGCTATAATGATGAAGCGCCCGGCCTTGTCAGCTTCTCGCGCTTCGATCCTGAAACCGGCGCGGAATATCTTCTGGCCTTTAATACGAGCGATACAGCCATCGAAGTCAATTCGGCCATCGGGTACAAGACAAATGCCCTCAAAACCCTCAGTGGTAATTGCCCTGCGACGGTTGTGGCCCCTGGCTCTGTCCGTCTCAGCCTTCCTGCCTTTGGGTGGTGCATAGCCAAAGCGAGATCCAATTAA
- a CDS encoding alpha-glucosidase, producing the protein MNRQTEILAASLDPQAKEWWRGAVIYQIYPRSFRDSNGDGIGDLKGIADNLDYVASLGVDGIWISPFFTSPMKDFGYDVADYCGIDPSFGTFDDFDQLIERAHALGLKVIIDQVYSHTSDEHAWFQESRQDRTNPKADWYVWADPKPDGSPPSNWQSVFGGSAWAWDGPRKQYYLHNFLEEQPDLNVHNRDVQDALLDVARFWLDRGVDGFRLDALNFSMHDPEFRDNPPSGASMEQVTRPFDMQIKIFNQSHADIPAFIERIRETIDEYPDRFTVAEVGGPEPLEEMKAFTADGKRLDSAYNFDFLYAPDFTAERIKASLGNWDGTPGEGWPSWAFSNHDAPRSTTRWMGDADYGQMARLAMMVLLSLRGNPIIYQGEELALPQGEVAFEDLQDPEAIANWPHTLGRDGSRTPLPWVKNAPQAGFSDANQTWLKVDPVQAERAVDQQTDDDGSALNHTRRLLALRRSLPPLISGSSELLKTPCDIIAFIRRTENQAVLCAYNLGSAAYQWTPPAEFAHSNIVVSEAVGDGSAKLTELMPPHSGYWAVKKGA; encoded by the coding sequence GTGAACCGACAAACCGAAATACTTGCAGCCTCGCTCGATCCACAGGCCAAAGAATGGTGGCGCGGCGCGGTGATCTATCAGATATACCCGCGCAGCTTCCGCGACAGCAATGGCGACGGGATTGGCGACCTTAAAGGCATCGCTGACAACCTAGATTATGTCGCCTCGCTTGGCGTGGATGGCATCTGGATTTCGCCTTTCTTCACCTCGCCGATGAAGGACTTTGGCTATGACGTGGCGGATTATTGCGGCATTGATCCAAGTTTTGGCACCTTCGACGATTTTGACCAGCTGATCGAGCGGGCCCATGCGCTTGGGCTTAAGGTGATTATCGATCAGGTCTATTCGCACACCTCGGATGAGCACGCGTGGTTTCAGGAAAGCCGCCAGGATCGCACCAACCCCAAAGCGGATTGGTATGTCTGGGCCGACCCCAAGCCCGATGGCTCGCCACCGTCCAATTGGCAGTCGGTCTTTGGCGGCTCGGCATGGGCGTGGGATGGGCCGCGCAAGCAGTATTATCTGCACAATTTCCTCGAAGAACAGCCCGACCTCAACGTGCACAACCGCGACGTGCAAGACGCGCTGCTGGACGTTGCTCGTTTCTGGCTCGATCGGGGAGTGGACGGGTTCAGGCTTGATGCTTTGAATTTCTCAATGCACGACCCAGAGTTTCGCGACAATCCGCCCTCGGGCGCGTCGATGGAGCAGGTCACGCGGCCGTTCGATATGCAGATCAAAATCTTCAATCAGAGCCACGCTGATATCCCGGCATTCATTGAGCGCATTCGCGAGACTATCGATGAATACCCCGACCGCTTTACCGTTGCAGAGGTTGGTGGGCCTGAGCCGCTTGAGGAAATGAAGGCCTTCACCGCAGACGGCAAACGCCTCGATTCTGCCTACAATTTCGATTTTCTGTATGCGCCCGACTTTACCGCTGAGCGGATCAAGGCATCGCTTGGCAATTGGGATGGCACACCGGGCGAGGGGTGGCCTTCGTGGGCCTTCTCGAACCACGACGCGCCGCGTTCGACCACGCGCTGGATGGGCGATGCGGACTATGGTCAGATGGCGCGGCTTGCGATGATGGTGCTCCTGTCGCTGCGCGGCAATCCGATCATCTATCAGGGCGAGGAACTGGCGCTGCCACAAGGAGAGGTGGCGTTTGAAGACTTGCAAGACCCGGAAGCAATTGCCAACTGGCCGCACACTCTGGGACGCGATGGATCGCGAACGCCGCTCCCGTGGGTCAAGAATGCACCGCAAGCAGGTTTCTCTGATGCAAATCAGACGTGGCTCAAGGTTGACCCGGTTCAGGCCGAGCGGGCCGTGGATCAGCAGACCGACGATGATGGTTCAGCGCTGAACCACACCCGCCGTCTTCTCGCGCTGCGTCGGTCTTTGCCGCCTCTGATTAGTGGGTCCAGTGAGCTCCTGAAGACGCCGTGCGACATCATCGCCTTTATCCGCCGTACCGAAAATCAAGCAGTGTTGTGTGCCTACAACCTTGGCTCGGCTGCGTACCAGTGGACACCGCCTGCTGAGTTTGCGCACAGCAACATCGTGGTGAGCGAGGCCGTCGGGGATGGTAGCGCGAAGCTTACTGAGCTAATGCCCCCTCACAGCGGGTATTGGGCGGTGAAGAAGGGCGCATAA
- a CDS encoding substrate-binding domain-containing protein, producing MASAGGKAGKNARLEDIARQAGVSISTVSRALNDSPAVNRRTKQEVWRIAREHDYDFRSTMPSGPVGADATIAVIVPAPQARETRVADPFFLELLAGIAEAARDRKVDLVISHMFPRSVEDLEFAMTTSRAKGMIFIGQSSLHNGFNELAKRDHSFVVWGADFPDARYCTVGSDNMAGGRRATSHLLRLGRERILFLGDTEAPEAEQRYRGYRNALEQAGRDVDDSLVLPAHFDVQSGESSVRSAIESGLKFDAVFAASDLIAIGAIRALALTGRCVPGDVAVVGYDNIPAARLVTPRLTTIDQDTNLAGRMLVSKLIDTQGGQAISERLETSLLIRESCGA from the coding sequence ATGGCTTCAGCCGGGGGTAAGGCGGGAAAAAATGCAAGGCTGGAGGATATTGCCCGCCAGGCAGGGGTTTCGATCTCGACCGTCAGCCGTGCGCTCAACGACAGTCCGGCAGTTAACCGGCGCACCAAACAAGAAGTCTGGCGCATTGCGCGCGAGCATGATTATGATTTTCGCAGCACAATGCCGAGCGGTCCCGTCGGAGCGGACGCGACCATCGCGGTGATCGTTCCCGCTCCGCAAGCCCGCGAAACGCGGGTGGCCGACCCCTTCTTCCTAGAGCTTCTGGCCGGTATCGCTGAGGCGGCGCGTGATCGTAAGGTTGATCTTGTGATCAGCCATATGTTCCCGCGCTCTGTCGAAGACCTTGAGTTTGCGATGACGACGAGCCGCGCGAAAGGCATGATCTTCATCGGGCAAAGTTCGCTTCACAACGGTTTCAATGAACTTGCCAAGCGTGATCACAGCTTTGTTGTCTGGGGCGCGGACTTTCCCGATGCGCGTTATTGTACGGTTGGCTCTGACAATATGGCGGGCGGGCGGCGTGCTACGTCGCACCTCTTGAGGCTCGGGAGAGAACGGATATTGTTCCTAGGGGACACCGAGGCACCGGAGGCCGAACAGCGCTATCGCGGGTATCGCAACGCATTGGAGCAGGCCGGACGCGACGTTGACGACAGTCTGGTTCTGCCAGCGCATTTCGATGTGCAATCCGGAGAATCCTCAGTGCGCTCGGCTATCGAAAGCGGCCTCAAATTCGACGCCGTCTTTGCGGCGAGTGATCTTATCGCCATTGGCGCAATCCGCGCGCTTGCCCTCACGGGTCGCTGTGTCCCCGGCGATGTCGCCGTGGTCGGCTATGACAATATTCCGGCCGCGCGCCTCGTCACCCCGCGCCTCACAACAATTGATCAAGACACCAACCTTGCAGGGCGGATGCTCGTATCTAAACTGATCGATACACAAGGCGGACAGGCTATTTCGGAAAGGCTGGAGACAAGCCTTCTTATTCGTGAGAGCTGCGGAGCTTAG